Proteins found in one Chloroflexota bacterium genomic segment:
- a CDS encoding response regulator transcription factor: protein MKVLVIEDDPQITESLSLVFETRWPEARLVSTSFGERGVELVNSQAPDVMVLDLGLPDISGFEVLKRVRLFSRIPIIVLTASRKDEDRAKGLELGANDYVVKPFSPIEFLERVKSLVCGTSEFSG, encoded by the coding sequence GTGAAGGTCCTCGTGATCGAAGACGACCCCCAAATCACCGAAAGCCTTTCTCTTGTTTTTGAGACGCGCTGGCCTGAAGCTAGGTTAGTCTCAACCTCCTTCGGGGAAAGAGGGGTAGAATTGGTGAACAGCCAGGCCCCCGATGTCATGGTTCTTGATCTTGGACTTCCGGATATTAGCGGCTTCGAGGTACTGAAGCGAGTGCGACTCTTCTCCAGGATTCCTATTATCGTTCTCACCGCCAGTCGAAAAGATGAGGATAGGGCCAAAGGGCTGGAGTTAGGTGCAAACGATTACGTTGTCAAGCCCTTCAGCCCAATTGAGTTTCTGGAACGAGTGAAATCGCTGGTATGCGGGACGAGCGAGTTTTCTGGCTAG
- a CDS encoding dUTP diphosphatase, whose amino-acid sequence MIKLGVKLIRPAAQPPKKMTRGSAGFDLYAAETVEIPPTRCQPDGCADVGRALVPTGIVIELPLGTVGRVASRSGLSVKWNIEVGAGWIDSDYRGELMVELKNLSSKPYKVSPGDRIAQLVVLPVVDAEVSVEAQLGKTARGSSGFGSTGL is encoded by the coding sequence ATGATAAAGCTGGGAGTCAAGTTGATTCGCCCGGCAGCGCAACCACCGAAGAAGATGACGAGAGGAAGCGCTGGGTTCGACCTCTATGCGGCGGAGACTGTGGAAATACCACCTACCAGATGTCAGCCTGATGGTTGTGCTGATGTTGGCCGTGCTCTAGTGCCTACGGGTATTGTGATTGAACTGCCGCTGGGGACGGTGGGAAGGGTGGCTTCCCGTTCCGGGCTGTCAGTCAAGTGGAATATAGAGGTAGGGGCTGGGTGGATTGACAGTGACTACCGGGGGGAGCTGATGGTAGAGCTTAAGAATCTGAGCTCAAAACCCTACAAAGTTAGTCCGGGAGATCGTATTGCCCAGCTAGTAGTATTACCGGTAGTGGACGCCGAGGTCAGTGTCGAGGCGCAACTGGGGAAAACAGCGCGAGGCTCATCAGGCTTCGGGTCAACCGGGCTATAG
- a CDS encoding DUF2344 domain-containing protein, whose protein sequence is MQRLRLRFSRGDQVKYISHLDLMRLWDRALRRAGMPLAYSEGFAPHPRISLGAPLPIGVTSEAELMDITLRTTVSPHHFIRTVGLQLPQGLGILEITQIPLINPSLQSQLRYAEYRVVVYTIKSQEELQAAIDSTLKTQSLPWQHMRDTGPRRYDLRPLIMHIWLVNRHGSTATLGMRLRCDPQGTGRPEQVSAALGLTEPPLSVHRTKLILTGE, encoded by the coding sequence ATGCAGCGCTTACGCCTCAGGTTTTCTCGCGGTGATCAGGTGAAGTATATCTCCCATCTTGATTTGATGCGGCTTTGGGACAGGGCGCTGCGCCGGGCCGGCATGCCCCTGGCTTACTCCGAGGGCTTTGCCCCACACCCCAGGATCTCGCTGGGCGCTCCACTCCCCATAGGAGTTACCAGCGAAGCAGAGTTAATGGACATCACCTTGCGGACAACGGTCTCCCCCCATCACTTCATCCGCACGGTAGGCCTGCAACTGCCACAAGGCTTAGGCATACTGGAAATAACACAGATACCTTTGATCAACCCCTCCCTTCAGTCACAACTTCGCTACGCTGAATACCGTGTCGTAGTATACACCATCAAGAGCCAGGAGGAGTTGCAAGCAGCCATCGACTCCACCCTCAAAACCCAATCCTTACCCTGGCAGCACATGAGGGATACCGGACCACGCCGCTACGACTTGCGGCCTCTGATCATGCACATCTGGCTGGTGAACAGACACGGCTCCACTGCCACCTTAGGCATGCGCCTCCGCTGCGATCCGCAGGGGACAGGCAGACCGGAGCAGGTCAGCGCCGCCCTGGGCTTGACCGAGCCTCCCCTTTCCGTCCACCGTACGAAGCTGATCCTGACCGGAGAGTAG
- a CDS encoding cation transporter produces MTSTSQAQASQQRIISQNRLVLAIALSAAILVAELVVGFVANSLALLSDAGHVFTDIVALSLSWFAVKQASRPANSRMTFGYHRIGIVVAMVNAALIVLMAAVILYESYQRLHAPQEVRGLLMLSMATVGLAANVVVIFWLRAQARHNLNIRSALFHAGGDALASVGVISGGLIIYFTGRFWVDPLVSIIIAVIIVAAAWRIAREAIDIVVEASPRHLDIDELVQTITKMPGVHNVHDLHVWSLTPQLHALSCHVEVDDSLLSQQSTTLSRIQDMLLELYNICHTTIQLECTGCGNHALYCEIGSNASPHNEAPTEVVRNQVTQEAGYADRQRRQSG; encoded by the coding sequence ATGACAAGCACATCACAAGCGCAAGCTTCTCAGCAGAGGATCATATCACAAAACCGCCTCGTCCTGGCCATAGCGCTCAGCGCAGCCATTTTGGTGGCAGAACTGGTGGTGGGTTTTGTGGCCAACAGCTTGGCTCTCCTCAGCGACGCAGGACACGTCTTCACAGACATAGTGGCGCTATCCTTGAGCTGGTTTGCTGTCAAACAGGCAAGCCGTCCCGCTAATTCCAGGATGACCTTCGGCTACCACCGCATTGGTATCGTAGTGGCCATGGTGAACGCGGCGCTCATCGTCCTTATGGCAGCAGTCATACTCTATGAGTCCTACCAGCGACTGCACGCCCCACAGGAGGTGCGCGGGCTGCTTATGCTCAGCATGGCAACCGTAGGCCTGGCCGCTAACGTGGTGGTCATTTTCTGGCTGCGCGCTCAGGCGCGCCACAACCTCAATATCCGTAGCGCTCTATTTCACGCCGGAGGCGATGCCCTGGCGTCGGTGGGGGTCATCAGCGGGGGACTCATCATCTACTTCACCGGCCGCTTCTGGGTAGACCCCTTGGTCAGCATCATCATTGCCGTTATCATCGTGGCTGCTGCCTGGCGAATAGCCCGGGAGGCCATCGATATTGTAGTGGAGGCCTCGCCCAGACACCTCGACATAGATGAACTGGTTCAGACCATCACCAAAATGCCAGGAGTGCACAACGTCCACGACTTGCACGTGTGGAGTCTCACCCCACAACTCCACGCTCTTAGCTGCCATGTGGAGGTTGACGACTCCCTGCTAAGCCAGCAAAGCACGACCTTGAGCAGGATCCAGGATATGCTTCTGGAACTCTATAACATATGCCACACCACAATACAGCTCGAATGCACGGGTTGCGGAAACCACGCCCTATACTGCGAGATCGGATCCAATGCCTCACCCCACAATGAGGCACCAACCGAGGTCGTGCGCAACCAGGTGACTCAAGAGGCAGGTTATGCAGACAGACAGAGACGCCAATCAGGATGA
- a CDS encoding thymidylate synthase: MQVTTIDARDIPEAWFRCLRSVLEDGYEYVVDRGSFEGQRRKELDLAVVQIRQPGIRPLVPDVPQGVSPPTTIEYVESYLPYLMTSYKEKDEEYTYGEDLEPQMPEVIRMYKEGGFNTNQAYMAVGSRDSISLADPPCLRGIHTRVRYGKFHFVVYFRSWDLWGGFPSNLAALQLMKEYMASEIGVEDGELICLSSGMHLYEHTWEWAKLVVRMG, encoded by the coding sequence ATGCAAGTGACTACGATAGATGCGAGAGACATTCCGGAAGCTTGGTTCCGTTGTCTGCGCAGCGTACTTGAAGATGGGTATGAGTATGTTGTAGACCGGGGAAGCTTTGAGGGGCAGAGGAGAAAGGAACTTGACCTGGCCGTGGTACAGATCAGACAGCCGGGCATAAGGCCGCTGGTACCCGATGTGCCGCAAGGTGTTTCTCCACCGACTACTATAGAGTATGTAGAGTCATACCTCCCCTACCTCATGACTTCCTACAAAGAGAAGGATGAGGAGTACACGTACGGGGAAGATCTGGAACCACAAATGCCTGAGGTTATCCGGATGTACAAGGAAGGCGGTTTCAATACGAACCAGGCGTACATGGCGGTAGGCAGCAGGGATTCTATCAGCCTCGCTGACCCTCCGTGCCTCAGAGGGATACACACTAGGGTTCGGTACGGCAAGTTTCATTTTGTGGTCTACTTCAGATCGTGGGACTTGTGGGGGGGCTTCCCCTCCAACCTCGCAGCGCTGCAGCTTATGAAAGAGTATATGGCCAGCGAGATTGGAGTTGAGGACGGTGAGCTGATCTGCCTCAGTAGCGGTATGCATTTATATGAACACACCTGGGAGTGGGCCAAACTCGTAGTGCGTATGGGCTAG
- the dcd gene encoding dCTP deaminase has product MLSNVDIWRRLKDGSLKIEPLPPRSRFSGASVDLTLDEEIRVFNTLKCPSIDYRLVANDPDYLPRVTDPVKLSGGAPLVLHPGKVIICSTAEWVEIPADLCGELQGRSSLARIGILPHTAGKIDPGWKGKLTLEVSNVSEIPVALYPGVAICQIMFHELSCPADLSYEGTTSKYQGQTGPRVG; this is encoded by the coding sequence ATGTTGTCCAACGTGGATATATGGCGCCGCTTGAAAGACGGCAGCCTGAAAATTGAGCCGCTCCCACCCAGGTCTAGGTTCAGTGGAGCCTCTGTAGACCTAACTCTGGATGAGGAGATCAGGGTCTTCAACACTTTGAAGTGTCCCTCCATTGACTATAGGCTGGTGGCCAACGATCCCGACTATCTGCCCAGAGTAACTGATCCAGTGAAACTGAGCGGCGGTGCACCTCTAGTTCTGCATCCTGGGAAGGTTATCATCTGTTCCACCGCCGAGTGGGTGGAAATACCAGCCGACCTTTGTGGCGAGCTTCAGGGAAGGAGCAGCCTGGCTCGAATTGGCATATTGCCTCATACGGCTGGCAAAATAGACCCAGGTTGGAAAGGCAAGCTGACTCTTGAGGTCAGCAACGTCAGCGAGATTCCTGTGGCCCTATATCCAGGTGTGGCGATATGCCAGATAATGTTTCATGAGCTCAGTTGCCCTGCTGACCTTTCCTACGAGGGAACAACCTCGAAATACCAGGGCCAGACAGGACCCAGGGTTGGGTAA
- a CDS encoding peptide chain release factor-like protein — protein sequence MQTDRDANQDETAGRRFATDLDTLRREVVVETYRPSGAGGQRRDKKETAIRLTHPPSGITVIASERRSQAMNLEVAFERLREKLIQLNQPRKQRVETKPSASALQKWEEEKKRQSQKKERRKKLGTSEELD from the coding sequence ATGCAGACAGACAGAGACGCCAATCAGGATGAGACCGCAGGCAGACGTTTCGCCACTGATCTGGACACTCTACGCCGTGAGGTGGTCGTTGAGACCTACAGGCCTTCTGGGGCGGGGGGCCAGAGAAGAGACAAGAAAGAAACCGCCATTCGCCTGACCCACCCACCTTCCGGCATCACCGTCATAGCTTCGGAGCGGCGCTCCCAGGCTATGAACCTCGAAGTCGCCTTTGAGAGGCTTCGAGAAAAACTAATTCAGTTGAACCAGCCCAGAAAACAGCGCGTAGAGACAAAGCCATCCGCCAGCGCCCTTCAGAAGTGGGAAGAGGAGAAGAAACGACAGTCGCAAAAGAAGGAAAGGAGAAAGAAGCTGGGCACTTCCGAAGAGCTGGACTGA